GAGCGCGCGGAAGAGTTCCGGCCGTTTCAACCAATAGTCGGCCTGGAATGTCTGCCGGCTGAAATCGCGGTCACAATGCTGACATTTATAACGTTGCACACGATAAGGTTTTGTCTTGCGGGAAAAGAATCCCGCTTTCTTATACCGCCACCCCTCCGGCTTCTTGTGATACCGGCAATGCGGATTGGGACAGTGCGGCGGCTTGAAATAGGTTCGACATTTCGACATACCCTGCTAGGTGTGCAGGAAACACGCCAAATGCAATCTTCGAAGCACAAGTAATTCTTTGGTGGCATTGGCTCTACCAAACCCCTATTCTCATTGATGCGAGACAACACAGACCGCCCACTATTAATGGAGCCGGCAGGATATTGCCAATAGGAGGATCACATGCTCATTGGCGGAAAGGTGCGTCTACGAAAGGTTGAGAGGGAGGATCTGTGCTTTCTATTCGACCTACTGAATGATACCGGGCTGCAAAACTATGATGTCTCAATGCATGCCGCCATTTCTCGATATGCCCTTGATAGGGATTTCGAAAAGCTCTTCCACCGGCAAGGTTGGGAACGTTTCCTCATCACCTCTCATGACGGACAGGACAAATACGGTATTATTTCGGTCAAGGAAATCAAAGGCGTTCCGAACTGCTACACGCTTTCCATCGCCTTGACGACACGAAACACGGGTTGCGGCTATGGGTCGGAGGCCATTCAGTTATTACTGGGCTTCATGTTTCGTAATCGCGCCGCCGTTCGCATTGGTCTGGAGGTTCGCTCCTACAATACGAGGGCGATTCATTGTTTCGCAGGATGCGGATTTATTAGAGAGGGTACGCTCCGCCAAGCCAGCTTCCATGACGGTGCATATTGTGATGTTCTTGTCATGTCCATTCTCCGCACTGAATTCATGGAGAAACAGCAAGGGAAGTCGCAAGGCCAGGACTCTTCATCGCAACATAAATGCTAATTTGACTTTATTCTCAGGAGGGTTGTGTAATGGCAATTTCCAAAAAGATCGAGACATTCATGACCAAGGCCTCCTGGATTAGAAAGATGTTCGAGGAGGGTATCCGTCTGAAGAATGAAGTTGGCGAAGAGAAGGTCTTTGATTTTACCTTGGGTAATCCCATACTTGAACCACCTGAAGAATACCAAGAAATCCTCCGAAAATATATTGCTGAACCCACTCCTGGAAGCCATCGGTACATGCCCAATGCAGGATATCCCGCCACGCGCTTGAAGGTCGCTGATTACCTTAAGAAGACAACAGGAACCCCGCTTGAAGCCGGTGATATTATCATGACATGCGGCGCCGGCGGCGCCATGAATGTGTCGCTCAAAGCCCTTCTGGATCCCGGCGATGAAGTTGTCGTGATCGCTCCCTTCTTCCCGGAATATCGTTTCTATATCGACAACCATGGCGGCTGCATGGTTATCGCCGAATCGGCAGATGATTTCGACTTGGATTTGGCCGCCCTAAAGGCGGCCATCGGCGGACGGACGAAAGCCATTATTCTCA
The window above is part of the Candidatus Eisenbacteria bacterium genome. Proteins encoded here:
- a CDS encoding GNAT family N-acetyltransferase, which encodes MLIGGKVRLRKVEREDLCFLFDLLNDTGLQNYDVSMHAAISRYALDRDFEKLFHRQGWERFLITSHDGQDKYGIISVKEIKGVPNCYTLSIALTTRNTGCGYGSEAIQLLLGFMFRNRAAVRIGLEVRSYNTRAIHCFAGCGFIREGTLRQASFHDGAYCDVLVMSILRTEFMEKQQGKSQGQDSSSQHKC